A section of the Patescibacteria group bacterium genome encodes:
- a CDS encoding cob(I)yrinic acid a,c-diamide adenosyltransferase has translation MIHVYTGDGKGKTTAAIGLAMRAVQSGRRVAIVYFDKGGDFYSERKMFEKRFADEIDFWACGRARFNPATDQFDFSVTDEDRWEAKRGLEIAREILERAEHDVLILDEINNILHQELVALADVLDLILPKPERIELVLTGRNARPEIMQAADLVTDMRNVKHYMDQGVAARAGIDY, from the coding sequence ATGATACATGTCTATACTGGTGATGGAAAAGGGAAGACCACGGCGGCAATCGGACTTGCGATGAGGGCGGTGCAGTCAGGACGGCGCGTGGCGATTGTGTATTTTGACAAGGGCGGGGATTTTTATTCGGAAAGAAAGATGTTTGAAAAGCGTTTTGCAGACGAAATTGATTTTTGGGCATGCGGCCGCGCGAGGTTTAACCCAGCAACGGATCAATTTGATTTTTCGGTAACCGATGAGGACAGGTGGGAAGCAAAAAGGGGATTGGAAATCGCGCGCGAGATCCTGGAACGCGCCGAGCATGATGTTTTGATTCTTGACGAGATTAATAATATTCTGCATCAGGAACTTGTCGCGCTCGCCGATGTTCTGGATTTGATTTTGCCCAAGCCGGAGCGCATTGAATTGGTGCTTACCGGACGCAACGCGCGGCCGGAAATAATGCAGGCCGCGGATCTGGTGACTGACATGAGGAATGTGAAGCATTATATGGATCAGGGTGTCGCGGCGAGAGCGGGAATTGATTATTAG
- a CDS encoding replication-associated recombination protein A, whose translation MRPRTLSEFVGQEHLVGEGKMLRNLLESDQPPSMIFWGPPGTGKTTLAKIIANQTKSNFVEVTAVSTGIAEVKKIIEKAKEDRRLYLKKTIFFVDEIHRFNKAQQDAFLPHVEQGNIILIGATTENPSFEVNSALLSRCRVFVLNLLKPAETRRILDFALRDEVRGLGAMNIQVEPKVLDYLANMAAGDARTALNALETAVNSTSKNGQKMVKLELKDLAEALQRTHLLYDKTGEEHYNIISALHKSMRGSDANAALYWLGRMLEGGEDPLYVARRLVRFASEDIGLADPNALVQAVSAFTASHYLGMPECNVILAQAVAYLSKAPKSNKLYMAYCSVQKDIKELENLPVPLHIRNAPTDLMKDLGYGKGYKYNPNYEGKVEQDYLPEELKGRKYLNS comes from the coding sequence ATGAGGCCAAGGACTTTGAGCGAGTTCGTCGGCCAGGAGCATTTGGTCGGCGAAGGCAAAATGCTGCGCAATCTTCTGGAGAGCGATCAGCCGCCTTCAATGATTTTTTGGGGTCCGCCCGGAACCGGCAAGACAACGCTCGCGAAAATTATTGCCAATCAGACCAAATCAAATTTCGTGGAGGTTACAGCCGTTTCCACGGGAATCGCCGAGGTCAAAAAGATTATTGAAAAAGCCAAAGAAGACCGCCGGCTCTATCTTAAAAAAACAATATTTTTTGTTGACGAAATACACCGTTTCAACAAAGCCCAGCAGGACGCGTTTTTGCCGCACGTTGAACAGGGAAACATAATTTTAATCGGTGCGACAACCGAAAATCCGAGCTTTGAAGTAAATTCCGCGCTTTTATCGCGGTGCCGGGTTTTTGTTTTGAACCTGCTCAAGCCCGCGGAAACCCGGCGTATTCTGGACTTCGCCCTTCGAGATGAAGTCAGGGGACTCGGGGCAATGAATATTCAAGTTGAGCCAAAAGTCCTGGATTATCTTGCCAACATGGCGGCCGGAGATGCGCGGACCGCGTTAAACGCCCTGGAGACTGCGGTTAACTCCACTTCAAAAAACGGTCAAAAAATGGTAAAATTGGAGCTGAAGGACCTCGCCGAGGCGCTCCAGCGGACACATCTTTTGTATGACAAGACCGGCGAAGAGCATTACAACATAATTTCCGCTCTGCATAAGTCAATGCGCGGTTCGGATGCGAATGCGGCGCTTTATTGGCTCGGCCGCATGCTCGAGGGTGGTGAAGACCCGCTTTATGTGGCGCGGCGGCTGGTCCGGTTCGCAAGCGAGGATATCGGCCTTGCGGATCCAAACGCGCTGGTTCAAGCGGTTTCGGCGTTCACGGCATCGCATTATCTCGGCATGCCGGAATGCAACGTAATTCTGGCGCAGGCCGTGGCATATCTTTCCAAAGCTCCGAAATCAAACAAACTTTACATGGCATACTGCAGCGTGCAGAAAGATATTAAAGAGTTGGAGAATTTGCCCGTGCCCTTGCATATCCGGAACGCGCCTACGGATTTAATGAAGGATCTGGGATATGGCAAGGGGTATAAATACAATCCAAATTACGAGGGCAAGGTGGAACAGGACTATCTGCCCGAAGAATTGAAGGGACGGAAATATTTGAATAGTTAA